The proteins below are encoded in one region of Helianthus annuus cultivar XRQ/B chromosome 2, HanXRQr2.0-SUNRISE, whole genome shotgun sequence:
- the LOC110927354 gene encoding uncharacterized protein LOC110927354 yields the protein MRVAVVGAGISGLAAAYTLTKGGAEVVLYEKEEYLGGHAKTVTVDGGVDLDLGFMVFNRVTYPNMMELFETLGVDIEISDMSFSVSLDEGNGCEWGSRNALSGLFAQKKNLLNPYFWNMIREITKFKHDVLRYLEEVEHNQDVIDNQTLGDFIKSHGYSELFQKAYLVPVCSSIWSCPAEGVLSFSAFSILSFCRNHHLLQLFGRPQWFTVKWRSQTYVKKVKEELENRSCQIRTGCAVQSVSNLDDGCLIVCEDGSEESFSGCIIATHAPDTLRILGEEATYDEKRILGAFNYVYSDIFLHRDKSLMPRNASAWSAWNFLGTVDNRVCLTYWLNVLQNIDDSNGLPYLVTLNPPRKPKNTMLTWTTGHPVPSVAAYKASLSLNDIQGKRGIWFCGAYQGYGFHEDGLKAGMVAANSVLNTSYEVLNNPKHMAPSLMETGARFFVARFLQDYIAMGSLILLEEGGTMFTFEGTRKKSPLRVYLKVHNPQFYWKIVTEADLGLADAYINGDFSFVDEKEGLLNMFMIFIFNRDLQSSASKSGGWWTPMFLTAGVASAKYFYHHISRQNSLTQARRNISRHYDLSNDLFALFLDETMTYSCAIFKSENEDLKDAQMRKITSLIEKAKVEKNHEVLEIGCGWGTLAIELVKRTGCKYTGITLSEEQLRYAETKVKEAGLQDKIRFLLCDYRQLPETCKFDRIISCEMLEAVGHEYMEEFFGCCESALADNGLFVLQFISIPDTRYDEYRRSSDFIKEYIFPGGCLPSFSRVASAMAASSRLCVEHVENIGIHYYQTLRYWRTNFMEKQSKILGLGFNQKFIRTWEYYFDYCAAGFKTHTLGVYQMVFSRPGNMVALRKGIPSAYSF from the exons ATGAGAGTGGCGGTAGTTGGTGCGGGCATAAGCGGATTGGCGGCGGCCTATACGCTTACGAAAGGCGGGGCGGAGGTGGTGTTGTATGAGAAGGAAGAGTATCTCGGTGGTCATGCCAAAACTGTCACCGTGGATGGAGGTGTTGACTTGGACCTGGGTTTCATGGTCTTCAACCGG GTGACATATCCCAACATGATGGAATTGTTTGAGACACTTGGAGTTGATATTGAGATTTCTGATATGTCATTCTCAGTGAGCTTAGATGAAGGAAATGGTTGTGAATGGGGCAGTCGAAACGCGTTGTCAGGTCTCTTTGCACAAAAAAAGAATCTGCTAAATCCTTACTTCTGGAACATGATTCGCGAAATCACCAAGTTTAAACACGATGTTTTGAG GTACCTTGAAGAGGTTGAACACAACCAAGACGTTATTGACAACCAAACATTGGGAGACTTCATCAAGTCACATGGTTACTCTGAATTGTTTCAAAAGGCGTATCTT GTTCCGGTATGCTCCTCTATCTGGTCTTGCCCTGCAGAAGGAGTTCTGAGCTTCTCCGCGTTTTCTATACTATCATTTTGCCGCAATCATCATCTACTCCAG CTTTTTGGTCGCCCTCAGTGGTTTACTGTCAAATGGCGTTCACAAACATACGTTAAAAAGGTGAAAGAAGAACTGGAGAACAGAAGCTGCCAGATAAGAACAGGTTGTGCGGTTCAATCTGTCTCAAACCTCGATGATG GTTGTTTGATAGTGTGTGAAGATGGGTCCGAAGAAAGCTTTTCCGGTTGCATAATAGCCACACATGCACCCGACACTCTCAGGATATTAGGAGAAGAAGCCACATATGACGAAAAAAGAATACTTGGCGCTTTTAATTATGTCTATAG TGATATTTTTCTTCACCGTGACAAAAGTTTAATGCCCCGAAACGCATCAGCATGGAGTGCATGGAACTTTCTCGGAACAGTGGACAACCGAGTTTGCTTAACATATTGGTTAAACGTGCTTCAG AACATCGATGATAGTAACGGGCTACCTTACTTAGTAACGTTAAATCCACCGCGAAAACCAAAAAATACGATGCTGACATGGACAACCGGACATCCTGTCCCATCAGTTGCAGCATACAAGGCTTCACTCTCGCTTAACGACATTCAAGGAAAGAGAGGAATCTGGTTCTGCGGTGCATACCAAG gttACGGGTTCCATGAGGATGGACTAAAG GCTGGTATGGTTGCGGCAAACAGCGTGCTTAATACGAGTTATGAAGTTCTCAACAATCCTAAACATATGGCACCCTCGTTAATGGAAACTGGTGCGCGGTTTTTTGTTGCCAGATTCCTTCAAGATTATATTGCTATGGGCAGTTTAAT tttattggAAGAAGGTGGTACGATGTTCACCTTTGAGGGAACGCGAAAGAAGAGCCCGTTGAGAGTTTACTTAAAAGTTCATAATCCACAGTTTTATTGGAAG ATTGTTACAGAAGCTGATTTGGGTCTTGCTGACGCGTACATAAACGGAGACTTCTCGTTTGTCGATGAAAAGGAAGGCCTTTTGAATATGTTTATG ATCTTCATTTTTAACCGAGATTTACAAAGTTCTGCCTCTAAGAG CGGAGGCTGGTGGACGCCAATGTTTTTAACAGCTGGAGTTGCATCTGCTAAGTATTTTTATCATCATATTTCGCGGCAAAATTCTCTTACTCAAGCACGTAGGAACATATCTCGCCACTATGATCTG AGTAACGATCTCTTCGCCCTCTTCTTGGACGAGACCATGACATATTCATGTGCAATATTCAAG AGTGAAAATGAAGACTTAAAAGATGCACAGATGAGAAAAATCACTTCATTGATTGAAAAA GCAAAAGTCGAAAAGAATCATGAGGTTCTTGAGATCGGATGTGGTTGGGGAACTTTAGCAATTGAATTAGTGAAACGCACAGGGTGTAAATACACTGGAATCACCTTATCCGAAGAGCAACTAAGATATGCCGAAACCAAGGTGAAGGAAGCTGGTCTACAG GACAAGATCCGATTTCTGCTATGTGATTATAGACAGTTACCAGAAACATGCAAATTCGATAGAATAATATCTTG TGAAATGCTAGAAGCTGTAGGGCATGAATACATGGAAGAGTTTTTCGGGTGTTGTGAATCCGCATTGGCCGATAACGGGCTATTTGTGTTGCAG TTCATATCGATCCCAGACACGAGATATGACGAGTATAGGAGAAGCTCGGACTTTATAAAGGAATACATATTTCCGGGAGGGTGCTTGCCTTCGTTTAGCAGAGTGGCGTCAGCCATGGCTGCTTCGTCCAGACTCTG TGTGGAGCATGTGGAAAACATAGGGATACATTATTATCAGACACTTAGATATTGGAGGACAAACTTCATGGAAAAGCAAAG CAAAATCCTTGGTTTGGGGTTCAACCAAAAATTTATTCGTACGTGGGAGTACTATTTTGATTACTGTGCTGCGGGTTTTAAGACGCATACACTTGGGGTATATCAG ATGGTGTTCTCGAGGCCGGGAAACATGGTTGCGCTGCGCAAGGGCATTCCATCCGCTTATTCTTTTTAA